One Pantoea eucalypti genomic region harbors:
- a CDS encoding cobalamin-independent methionine synthase II family protein, translating into MQRETAPFRADTVGSFLRPAAIKQAREAFATGEIDAAALQQVEDEAIRDVVAKQRENGLKVVTDGEFRRGWWHFDFFYGLNGVERYEAEQGIQFNGVQTKAHGVKVVSKLGFPADHPMLAHFRFLQSIAGDAVPKMTIPSPSVLHFRGGRKVIDAEVYPDLADYFEDLAQTYKAAIQAFYDAGCRYLQLDDTVWAYLCSEDQKRDIRERGDDPDQLAQIYAQVLNKALEDKPADLTVGLHVCRGNFRSTWISEGGYGPVAEILFGSVNVDAFFLEYDNARSGGFEPLRYIKRGHQQVVLGLITTKVGELEDPAQVKIRLEEAAQYVSLDQICLSPQCGFASTEEGNSLSEAQQWQKIRLVVDIANQVW; encoded by the coding sequence ATGCAAAGAGAAACCGCCCCGTTCCGTGCCGACACCGTTGGCAGTTTTCTGCGTCCCGCTGCGATTAAGCAGGCGCGCGAAGCGTTTGCTACCGGAGAGATTGATGCGGCGGCCCTGCAGCAGGTCGAAGATGAGGCGATTCGCGATGTGGTAGCGAAGCAACGTGAAAATGGCCTGAAGGTGGTCACCGATGGCGAGTTTCGTCGCGGCTGGTGGCACTTCGACTTCTTCTATGGCCTGAATGGCGTTGAGCGCTATGAAGCGGAACAGGGCATCCAGTTTAATGGCGTGCAGACCAAAGCGCATGGCGTGAAAGTGGTGAGCAAACTCGGTTTCCCGGCGGATCATCCGATGCTGGCGCATTTCCGTTTCCTGCAGAGTATTGCCGGGGATGCGGTGCCAAAAATGACCATTCCCAGCCCCAGCGTTTTACACTTCCGCGGTGGCCGCAAAGTGATTGATGCAGAGGTCTATCCCGATCTGGCGGACTACTTCGAGGATCTGGCGCAGACCTACAAAGCGGCGATTCAGGCCTTTTATGATGCGGGCTGCCGCTATCTGCAGCTGGATGACACCGTCTGGGCTTATCTCTGCTCTGAAGATCAGAAGCGCGATATCCGCGAACGCGGCGACGATCCGGATCAGCTGGCACAGATTTACGCTCAGGTACTGAATAAAGCGCTGGAGGATAAGCCTGCCGATCTGACGGTGGGTCTGCATGTCTGTCGCGGGAACTTCCGCTCCACCTGGATCTCAGAGGGGGGCTACGGGCCGGTGGCAGAAATCCTGTTCGGCAGCGTCAACGTGGATGCGTTCTTCCTGGAGTATGACAATGCCCGGTCCGGCGGCTTTGAGCCACTGCGTTACATTAAACGGGGTCATCAGCAGGTGGTGCTGGGTTTAATCACCACTAAGGTGGGTGAACTGGAAGATCCGGCGCAGGTGAAAATCCGGCTGGAAGAGGCGGCGCAGTACGTCAGCCTGGATCAGATTTGCCTCAGCCCGCAATGCGGTTTCGCCTCAACTGAAGAGGGCAACAGCCTGAGTGAAGCGCAGCAGTGGCAGAAAATTCGTTTGGTGGTGGATATCGCGAATCAGGTCTGGTAG
- the brnQ gene encoding branched-chain amino acid transporter carrier protein BrnQ, producing the protein MTHRLTSKDILALGFMTFALFVGAGNIIFPPMVGIQSGEHVWTAAIGFLITAVGLPVMTVIALARVGGGVDALSTPIGKVAGIVLATVCYLAVGPLFATPRTATVSFEMGIAPLTGDGALPLFIYSLIYFALVIGVSLYPGKLLDTVGHFLAPLKIIALTVLGVAALVWPAGGTIPATVDYQHAAFSSGFVNGYLTMDTLGALVFGIVIVNAARSRGVDNAALLTRYTVLAGLIAGLGLTLVYLCLFKLGAGSGALVDQNANGAAILHAYVQHTFGNMGSLFLAALIFVACMVTAVGLTCACAEFFAQYLPLSYKTLVFILGLFSMVVSNLGLSHLIQISIPVLTAIYPPCIVLVVLSFTLNWWNKSSRIIAPAMLVSLLFGIVDAIKTTGFKDLLPAFSQHLPLADQGLAWLPPSLVMLLIAAVVDRVKGPEQVAVHS; encoded by the coding sequence ATGACACATCGTTTAACTTCGAAGGACATTCTCGCGCTGGGCTTTATGACATTCGCCCTGTTTGTTGGCGCGGGCAACATCATTTTCCCGCCAATGGTCGGTATTCAGTCTGGTGAACACGTCTGGACCGCCGCAATTGGTTTTCTGATTACCGCAGTCGGGTTACCGGTGATGACCGTGATCGCGCTGGCTCGCGTCGGCGGCGGCGTGGATGCACTCAGCACTCCGATTGGCAAGGTTGCGGGCATTGTGCTGGCTACCGTGTGCTATCTGGCTGTTGGGCCGCTGTTTGCCACCCCGCGTACGGCAACGGTTTCATTTGAGATGGGTATTGCGCCGCTGACCGGCGATGGTGCGCTGCCCCTGTTTATCTACAGCCTGATCTACTTCGCGCTGGTGATTGGTGTATCGCTTTATCCGGGCAAACTGCTCGACACTGTAGGTCACTTCCTTGCGCCCTTGAAAATTATCGCGCTGACCGTGCTGGGCGTGGCTGCACTGGTGTGGCCGGCGGGTGGCACCATTCCCGCGACCGTTGATTATCAGCATGCGGCGTTCTCAAGCGGTTTCGTTAACGGCTATCTGACGATGGATACGCTGGGCGCGCTGGTTTTTGGCATCGTGATTGTCAACGCCGCCCGTTCGCGTGGCGTCGACAATGCCGCGCTGCTGACGCGCTATACCGTGCTGGCAGGCCTGATCGCGGGTCTGGGCCTGACGCTGGTCTACCTTTGCCTGTTTAAGCTGGGCGCGGGCAGCGGTGCGCTGGTTGATCAAAACGCCAACGGCGCAGCGATTCTGCATGCGTATGTTCAGCACACCTTTGGCAATATGGGCAGTCTCTTCCTGGCCGCACTGATTTTTGTTGCCTGCATGGTGACCGCCGTTGGCCTGACCTGTGCCTGTGCGGAATTTTTTGCGCAATACCTGCCGTTATCGTATAAAACGCTGGTGTTTATTCTGGGTCTGTTCTCGATGGTGGTGTCGAACCTCGGCCTGAGCCACCTGATTCAGATCTCCATCCCGGTACTCACGGCGATTTACCCGCCTTGTATCGTGCTGGTTGTACTGAGTTTCACCCTCAACTGGTGGAACAAGAGCAGCCGGATTATCGCGCCAGCTATGCTGGTAAGCCTGCTGTTTGGCATTGTTGATGCGATTAAAACCACCGGGTTTAAAGATTTGCTGCCCGCTTTCAGTCAGCATCTGCCGCTGGCCGATCAGGGTCTCGCCTGGTTGCCGCCGTCGCTGGTGATGCTGCTGATTGCCGCTGTTGTTGATCGGGTGAAGGGGCCGGAACAGGTTGCCGTTCACTCGTAA
- a CDS encoding PstS family phosphate ABC transporter substrate-binding protein: MRILLVLIVTLLPGLALAQHGTLSGNLSSVGSDTLGYLMTLWGEDFSRQAPGVNVQVQASGSSTAPTALAAGAAQLGPMSRPMQADERQAFEARYGYPPLAVPVAMDALVVVVNQRNPLQQIEPRQLDAIFSITRLCGAHSVPLRWGDLGLTGAQWNKRPIQRYGRNSASGTWGFFKQQVLCKGDFRSDVAEFPGSAAVVQAVAGNSRSIGYASFGFHLSGVKMLAVTNDQGQAIAPDADAIRSGRYPWARPLYLYVNKAPGKPLPPLVAAFLQQVLSPQGQRRVSEAGYLPLSDSQMAEARAALR; the protein is encoded by the coding sequence ATGCGCATTCTTCTTGTATTGATTGTTACGCTGCTGCCGGGCCTGGCGCTGGCCCAGCACGGCACGCTCTCCGGCAATCTCAGCAGTGTCGGCTCAGATACGCTTGGCTATCTTATGACCCTGTGGGGCGAGGATTTTAGTCGGCAGGCGCCGGGCGTCAATGTGCAGGTTCAGGCCTCCGGTTCCTCAACCGCACCGACCGCGCTGGCAGCAGGTGCCGCACAGCTCGGTCCGATGAGCCGCCCGATGCAGGCCGATGAGCGGCAGGCTTTTGAGGCGCGCTACGGTTATCCGCCGCTGGCGGTGCCGGTGGCGATGGATGCGCTGGTGGTGGTAGTGAATCAGCGTAACCCGCTGCAGCAGATTGAACCGCGTCAGCTCGACGCCATCTTCTCCATTACCCGTCTGTGTGGCGCACACAGTGTGCCGCTGCGCTGGGGCGATCTCGGTTTAACCGGCGCGCAATGGAACAAACGCCCCATTCAGCGCTATGGACGTAATTCCGCCTCCGGCACCTGGGGTTTCTTCAAACAGCAGGTGCTATGCAAAGGCGATTTCCGCAGCGACGTAGCGGAGTTTCCTGGCTCGGCCGCGGTGGTGCAGGCGGTGGCCGGTAATTCGCGCAGCATCGGCTACGCCAGTTTTGGCTTTCATCTCAGCGGCGTAAAAATGCTGGCGGTGACGAATGATCAGGGCCAGGCGATTGCTCCGGATGCCGATGCTATTCGTAGCGGCCGTTATCCCTGGGCGCGCCCACTCTATCTCTATGTTAATAAAGCACCCGGTAAACCACTGCCGCCGCTGGTGGCGGCATTTCTGCAGCAGGTTCTTTCACCACAAGGACAGCGGCGGGTCAGCGAAGCGGGCTATCTGCCGCTCTCAGACAGCCAGATGGCAGAGGCGCGCGCCGCCCTGCGTTAA
- the phoR gene encoding phosphate regulon sensor histidine kinase PhoR: MLERLSWKRLLTELLLACLPAVLLGLLSGGLPWWLLLSVVMVLLWHFHNLMRLSHWLWLDRTMTPPAGRASWEPLFYGLYQMQLRNRRRRRELGNLIKRFRSGAESLPDAVILTTEEGTIFWCNGLAQQHLGLRWPEDNGQNILNLLRYPEFSRYLRQRDFDKPLTLVLNNKLHMEFRVMPYSEGQWLLVARDVTQMHQLEGARRNFFANVSHELRTPLTVLQGYLEMMNDSVMSEPSRSKALHTMSEQTRRMDSLVKQLLTLSRIEAAPAIDLKEKVDVPVMLKLLQHEAATLSGGRHDIHFHTDPHLKVFGNDEQLRSAISNLVYNAVNHTPDGTRIDISWLRGKQGATFRVCDNGPGIASEHIPRLTERFYRVDKARSRATGGSGLGLAIVKHALSHHNARLDITSVPHQETCFTFTLPARLIVSSVMQENAVH, from the coding sequence GTGCTGGAACGCCTCTCCTGGAAGAGATTACTGACAGAACTGCTGCTGGCCTGTCTGCCTGCGGTGCTGCTGGGCCTGCTGTCTGGCGGTTTGCCCTGGTGGTTGCTGCTGAGCGTGGTCATGGTGCTGTTATGGCATTTCCACAATCTGATGCGGCTGTCGCACTGGCTGTGGCTCGACCGCACCATGACGCCACCCGCCGGGCGTGCCAGCTGGGAACCGCTGTTTTATGGTCTTTACCAGATGCAGCTGCGCAACCGGCGGCGGCGACGTGAACTCGGTAATCTGATCAAACGTTTCCGCAGCGGTGCCGAGTCGCTGCCGGATGCGGTGATCCTGACCACGGAAGAGGGCACTATTTTCTGGTGTAACGGTCTGGCGCAACAGCACCTGGGTCTGCGCTGGCCGGAAGATAATGGCCAGAACATCCTCAATCTGCTGCGTTATCCGGAGTTCTCACGCTATCTGCGCCAGCGCGATTTTGACAAGCCCCTGACGCTGGTGCTGAACAACAAACTTCACATGGAATTTCGCGTCATGCCCTACAGCGAGGGGCAGTGGCTGCTGGTGGCGCGTGATGTGACGCAGATGCATCAGCTGGAAGGGGCGCGCCGCAACTTCTTTGCCAACGTCAGCCATGAGTTACGTACGCCGCTCACGGTGCTGCAGGGCTATCTGGAGATGATGAACGACTCGGTGATGAGCGAGCCTTCGCGCAGCAAAGCGCTGCACACGATGTCGGAGCAGACGCGCCGTATGGACAGCCTGGTCAAACAGCTGCTGACGCTGTCGCGCATTGAAGCCGCGCCTGCCATCGATCTGAAAGAGAAGGTGGATGTGCCGGTCATGCTGAAACTGCTGCAGCATGAGGCGGCGACGCTAAGTGGCGGTCGTCACGATATTCATTTCCATACCGATCCCCATCTGAAAGTGTTCGGCAACGATGAACAGCTTCGCAGTGCTATCTCCAATCTGGTTTATAACGCGGTGAATCACACCCCGGATGGCACGCGGATCGATATCAGCTGGCTGCGCGGCAAACAGGGCGCCACCTTCCGGGTGTGCGACAACGGGCCGGGTATTGCTTCAGAACATATTCCCCGTCTGACCGAGCGTTTCTACCGCGTCGATAAAGCGCGTTCACGCGCCACCGGGGGTAGCGGGCTGGGTCTGGCGATTGTGAAACATGCGCTGAGTCACCACAACGCGCGGCTCGACATCACCAGCGTGCCGCACCAAGAGACCTGTTTTACGTTTACGCTGCCCGCGAGGTTGATTGTCAGCAGCGTGATGCAGGAGAATGCCGTTCATTAA
- the proY gene encoding proline-specific permease ProY, producing the protein MQETNKLKRGLSTRHIRFMALGSAIGTGLFYGSADAIKMAGPSVLLAYIIGGAVAYIIMRALGEMSVNNPQASSFSRYAQDYLGPMAGYITGWTYCFEILIVAIADVTAFGIYMGVWFPEVPHWIWVLSVVLIIGAVNLMSVKVFGEVEFWFSFFKVATIIVMILAGFGMIIWGIGNGGQPTGIHNLWTNGGFFAHGVVGMLLSLQMVMFAYGGIEIIGITAGEAKDPEKSIPRAINSVPWRILVFYVGTLFVIMSIYPWNQVGTSGSPFVLTFQHLGIAAAASILNFVVLTASLSAINSDVFGVGRMLHGMAQQGHAPKVFMKVSSRGIPWVTVVVMMFAMLIAVYLNYLMPEKVFLVIASLATFATVWVWIMILLSQIAFRRKIGKEAASKLKFALPGGSWTAGVGVAFLCFIIGLIGYFPDTRISLYVGMVWIVVLLLGYKLVRKTR; encoded by the coding sequence ATGCAAGAAACCAACAAGCTCAAACGCGGACTGAGCACGCGCCACATCCGTTTTATGGCGCTGGGATCGGCGATTGGCACCGGGCTGTTTTACGGTTCCGCCGACGCGATAAAAATGGCCGGCCCGAGCGTGCTGCTCGCCTATATCATCGGTGGGGCCGTGGCTTACATCATCATGCGTGCGCTGGGTGAGATGTCCGTTAATAATCCTCAGGCCAGTTCCTTTTCACGCTATGCGCAGGACTATCTTGGGCCGATGGCGGGTTACATTACCGGCTGGACCTACTGTTTTGAGATCCTGATTGTCGCGATTGCAGATGTCACCGCGTTCGGCATCTATATGGGCGTCTGGTTCCCCGAGGTGCCGCACTGGATTTGGGTGCTGAGCGTGGTGCTGATCATCGGTGCCGTCAATCTGATGAGCGTGAAAGTGTTCGGTGAAGTGGAGTTCTGGTTCTCCTTCTTCAAAGTCGCCACCATCATTGTGATGATTCTGGCCGGTTTCGGCATGATCATCTGGGGGATTGGCAACGGCGGCCAGCCGACCGGCATCCATAATTTATGGACCAATGGCGGCTTCTTCGCGCACGGCGTGGTCGGCATGCTGCTGTCGCTGCAGATGGTGATGTTCGCCTACGGCGGCATTGAGATTATCGGGATTACGGCGGGTGAAGCGAAAGATCCGGAGAAGTCGATTCCGCGTGCGATTAACTCAGTGCCGTGGCGCATTCTGGTGTTCTATGTCGGTACGCTGTTTGTGATTATGTCCATCTACCCATGGAATCAGGTAGGCACGTCGGGCAGCCCGTTTGTGCTGACATTCCAGCATCTTGGCATCGCCGCCGCCGCCTCTATCCTCAATTTTGTGGTGCTGACCGCGTCACTCTCGGCGATTAACAGCGATGTGTTTGGTGTGGGTCGCATGCTGCACGGAATGGCGCAGCAAGGCCATGCGCCTAAAGTCTTTATGAAGGTCTCTTCACGCGGAATTCCGTGGGTGACGGTTGTCGTGATGATGTTTGCCATGCTGATTGCGGTCTATCTCAACTACCTGATGCCCGAAAAAGTCTTCCTGGTGATCGCGTCGCTGGCGACCTTTGCAACAGTATGGGTCTGGATCATGATTCTGCTGTCGCAGATCGCGTTCCGTCGCAAAATTGGCAAAGAGGCGGCCAGTAAGCTGAAGTTTGCACTGCCAGGTGGCAGCTGGACGGCGGGTGTCGGCGTTGCCTTCCTCTGCTTTATCATCGGGCTGATTGGATATTTCCCCGATACCCGTATTTCACTCTATGTGGGTATGGTGTGGATAGTGGTATTGCTGCTGGGTTATAAGCTGGTGCGTAAAACCCGCTAA
- the sbcD gene encoding exonuclease subunit SbcD: MRIIHTADWHLGQFFYNKSRAAEHQAFLDWLLIQIEQHQVDALIIAGDLFDTGTPPSYAREMFNRFVVALQPTGCQLIVLAGNHDSVATLNESRELLACLNTRVIATPQEQDDVLLLNTRQGEPGALLCAIPYLRPRDILRSRAGQSGRDKQTSLLEAIAHHYQQRFAAAQALGHALPIIATGHLTTVGVSQSDSVRDIYIGTLDAFPASAFPAADYIALGHIHRAQRVAGSEHIRYSGSPIPLSFDELGSEKSVFLLELAASGLQSVTPLVVPQAQPMQVLKGSLAQIAEQLHAFSTAEQEKPTWLDIEVTTQEYLSDLQHQVETLTATLPVEVLLLRRSREQRQQSLARLDNETLSELKVEEVFARRLALDEELQPAQIDEMTTLFRQTLAAMEETQ, from the coding sequence ATGCGCATCATTCATACTGCGGACTGGCATCTGGGGCAGTTCTTTTACAACAAAAGTCGGGCAGCCGAACATCAGGCGTTTCTCGACTGGCTGTTGATCCAGATTGAACAGCATCAGGTGGATGCGTTGATTATTGCAGGCGATCTGTTTGATACCGGCACGCCGCCCAGCTACGCCCGCGAGATGTTTAACCGCTTTGTGGTGGCGCTGCAGCCCACCGGTTGTCAGCTGATTGTGCTGGCGGGCAACCACGATTCCGTGGCGACGCTGAATGAGTCACGCGAACTGCTCGCCTGTCTCAACACCCGGGTAATCGCCACCCCCCAGGAGCAGGATGATGTGTTGCTGCTGAACACACGCCAGGGCGAACCGGGCGCGCTGCTCTGTGCCATTCCCTATCTGCGACCGCGCGATATTCTGCGCAGCCGGGCGGGTCAGTCAGGGCGCGATAAACAGACCTCGCTGCTGGAGGCGATTGCCCATCACTATCAGCAGCGCTTTGCCGCCGCCCAGGCGCTGGGCCATGCATTGCCGATTATCGCTACCGGACATCTCACCACCGTCGGGGTCAGCCAGAGCGATTCGGTGCGTGACATCTACATCGGTACGCTTGATGCCTTCCCCGCCAGTGCCTTTCCGGCCGCTGACTACATTGCACTGGGCCATATTCATCGCGCCCAGCGCGTGGCGGGCAGCGAGCATATCCGCTATAGCGGCTCGCCCATTCCGCTGAGTTTTGATGAGCTGGGCAGCGAAAAAAGCGTCTTTCTGCTGGAGCTTGCGGCAAGCGGCCTGCAATCCGTTACGCCGCTGGTGGTGCCGCAGGCGCAGCCGATGCAGGTGCTGAAAGGATCGCTGGCACAGATTGCGGAACAGTTACACGCCTTCAGCACGGCTGAGCAGGAGAAGCCGACCTGGCTCGACATCGAAGTCACCACGCAGGAGTACCTCAGCGATCTGCAGCATCAGGTCGAAACCCTGACCGCCACGCTGCCGGTTGAAGTCCTGCTGCTGCGCCGCAGCCGCGAGCAGCGGCAGCAGAGCCTGGCGCGGCTCGACAACGAAACCCTGAGTGAACTGAAAGTGGAAGAGGTCTTTGCCCGCCGGCTCGCGCTGGATGAGGAGCTGCAACCTGCGCAAATCGACGAGATGACCACCCTGTTCCGCCAGACGCTGGCCGCCATGGAAGAGACCCAATGA
- the phoB gene encoding phosphate response regulator transcription factor PhoB: protein MAKRILVVEDEAPIREMLCFVLEQNDYQPIEAEDYDSAVGKLIEPWPDLILLDWMLPGGSGIQFIKHLKREAMTRDIPVMMLTARGEEEDRVRGLEVGADDYITKPFSPKELMARIKAVMRRISPMAVEEVIEMQGLSLDPSSHRVMSETTPLEMGPTEYKLLHFFMTHPERVYSREQLLNHVWGTNVYVEDRTVDVHIRRLRKALEVSGHDRMVQTVRGTGYRFSARY from the coding sequence ATGGCTAAGCGCATTTTGGTTGTGGAGGATGAAGCCCCCATCCGTGAAATGTTGTGTTTTGTTCTGGAGCAGAACGACTATCAGCCAATTGAGGCGGAAGATTATGACAGTGCCGTGGGCAAGCTGATTGAACCCTGGCCCGATCTGATTTTACTGGACTGGATGTTACCTGGAGGCAGCGGTATTCAGTTTATCAAGCATCTGAAACGCGAGGCGATGACACGGGATATCCCGGTGATGATGCTCACCGCGCGTGGCGAAGAGGAAGATCGGGTGCGTGGCCTGGAAGTGGGCGCCGATGATTACATTACCAAGCCGTTTTCGCCTAAAGAACTGATGGCGCGAATTAAAGCGGTGATGCGCCGTATTTCACCGATGGCGGTGGAAGAGGTGATTGAGATGCAGGGACTGAGTCTGGATCCTTCTTCACATCGCGTGATGTCCGAAACCACGCCGCTGGAGATGGGCCCGACCGAATATAAGCTGCTGCACTTCTTTATGACTCACCCGGAACGCGTATACAGCCGCGAACAGCTGCTGAACCACGTCTGGGGCACCAATGTGTATGTGGAAGATCGCACTGTTGATGTTCACATTCGCCGTTTACGTAAAGCGCTGGAAGTCTCCGGCCACGATCGCATGGTACAAACCGTCCGTGGAACAGGGTATCGTTTCTCTGCCCGCTACTAA